The Nitrososphaerales archaeon sequence GCAGCATCTAGAAGGGAATTGGCCGAATTGGTAGGTGTGGTTTAGGTTTATATCAGATCTTCACAAATCTCTCCACATACTTTAACCTCTTTCCTAAAGTCGCCTTCAATCGATCGATATTTTGTATCGGAGTTGGATCAATCCCCCTTAAAATGGCAGAGTAGATCGATGCAAAATCTAGGATGTATATCATCGAGATTATGTAATCTAGATCGGATCTGCCTTTAGACATCACCTCCATCACATCGACATTAGAATCTTCGATGATCTCTTTAACTGCGTTGAACCTCTCAAAAACCTCGATAGGTTCATTCGGATATCTGATAAATAGAGGTCTCCAACCCTCTATACCATCCCTTAACCAAGTCGCAAGATCGTTATGGCACAATTCAGGTAAGATCTCTACCAAGGCATGAACCTTCGCATTTTCATTTAATGAATTCTTAAATCGGATCGCAGCCGAACGGTGAAGGCTTGAAGCGTAGATTACAGGTAGGCATAGATGGAGCCAGTCTGCGATCTGCTTCGAAATATTCTGCTCAAGATCGATGGTGGGTAAGATCGATCTACCTACATCTTCTAAAACACTTATCGAGCCTTTTAATTCATCATCAAAACCATCTATCAACCCTGACTTGAGTAAAACCTTGGCCGATGTATAGAGCATGTAGGGTAAAGACGATCTAGGGGTGAGTAGCATTTTAATCTTCGTATGGCAAATACCTTTTCTTACACTTACCTCTTCCAGCATCCCTCCAGAAGATATCGTTGCAATCGCTGCGCCTCTCTTTAACGCTTCAGCCAATATACTCAACGCTTCTTCGGTTTCGCCTGAACAGCTTATAACGATTACGAAGCTTCTTCGATCAACGAATCTAGGTAAGTGGTAATCCTTTACCACATGGATAGGGATATCGATCTTAAATTGAAGCCAATCCTGTAGAATATCCCCAATAATACCCGAGCCACCCATGCCTCCAATGACGATCCTATGGGCCTCGATACTTTCTGGGCATTTGACATCGATCTTTAACGCTTCTTTAGCATGGTGTGGCCAATCGACGTAATCACGGTAGAGCCCGTGTCGATCGACCCTTTCAACCTCTACCGATTCAAGTACCATGCTTCTATCAACTCCAATTCTAACTTATCAAGAAGTATGTCACGTAGCCTTATAAAATCTTACCGAGCCTCCTCAAGTATTTCTCATACGCTTCCAAGTAGGTCTTTTTATCACCTATATCGATGAACTCGCCTTTTGTAATATAACCGAATATGCGTTCCTTAGCCCTTAAAGCATTCTTAAACGCCCTATCCATACCATACATAACATCTGTAGGGATGTATTGAAGGAATCGAGGCTCCATGATGTAACACCCAGTATTTATCAACCCACTCACTTTTGGCTTCTCCCTCCACCTTTTGATAGCACCATCATCATCGATTTCGATAAAGCCGTACTTCAAGGAGATCTTGTAGGGCTTGAGGATCATCGTCGCCAGCGCACCTTTATCCTTATGAAAGTTCAATGCATCCTTTAAATCGAAATTTAAGATCGTATCACCATATATACAGATAAATGTTCCATCGATGTACTTTTCAGCGACCTTTAATTGGCCAGCCGTGCCCAAAGGCCTTTTAGCATGGGCGTAACTGATTCGAACCCCCCATTCATGCCCATCCTCAAAGTAACCTTCAATGAACATCTTCAAATATTCGACCGAGATGATGATATCATATATACCATTATCCCTTAACCAATCGATTATATGCTCCAAGACCGGTTTATGTCCGAGGGGGAGCATCGGTTTTGGAAGGAAGAATGTGTATGGCCTTAAACGGGTCCCCAAACCTCCAGCC is a genomic window containing:
- a CDS encoding bifunctional phosphoglucose/phosphomannose isomerase, which gives rise to MVLESVEVERVDRHGLYRDYVDWPHHAKEALKIDVKCPESIEAHRIVIGGMGGSGIIGDILQDWLQFKIDIPIHVVKDYHLPRFVDRRSFVIVISCSGETEEALSILAEALKRGAAIATISSGGMLEEVSVRKGICHTKIKMLLTPRSSLPYMLYTSAKVLLKSGLIDGFDDELKGSISVLEDVGRSILPTIDLEQNISKQIADWLHLCLPVIYASSLHRSAAIRFKNSLNENAKVHALVEILPELCHNDLATWLRDGIEGWRPLFIRYPNEPIEVFERFNAVKEIIEDSNVDVMEVMSKGRSDLDYIISMIYILDFASIYSAILRGIDPTPIQNIDRLKATLGKRLKYVERFVKI
- a CDS encoding nucleotidyltransferase family protein, whose protein sequence is MVALKAVILAGGLGTRLRPYTFFLPKPMLPLGHKPVLEHIIDWLRDNGIYDIIISVEYLKMFIEGYFEDGHEWGVRISYAHAKRPLGTAGQLKVAEKYIDGTFICIYGDTILNFDLKDALNFHKDKGALATMILKPYKISLKYGFIEIDDDGAIKRWREKPKVSGLINTGCYIMEPRFLQYIPTDVMYGMDRAFKNALRAKERIFGYITKGEFIDIGDKKTYLEAYEKYLRRLGKIL